One region of Solanum pennellii chromosome 6, SPENNV200 genomic DNA includes:
- the LOC114077518 gene encoding uncharacterized protein LOC114077518, which produces MRAHPLSLKTKIGGIDSNFSEQQQHIPNSAMKKLRRLPHVFNYFLQLPFRSDANVAVEEKEGFFGFVAKIELEGAGDGQVRAQAVEIHPGVTKIVVRKGNGDGDEDEKLNVDAWRYRLPASTMPELATTVFVDRACVCRDADQLIFVQ; this is translated from the coding sequence ATGAGAGCACATCCTCTCTCCCTGAAAACAAAAATTGGAGGAATTGATTCAAATTTTTCAGAACAGCAACAACACATTCCTAATTCCGCAATGAAGAAACTCCGGAGACTTCCTCATGTATTTAACTACTTTCTGCAATTGCCGTTCCGTTCTGATGCAAATGTGGCGGTGGAAGAGAAGGAAGGATTCTTCGGTTTCGTGGCGAAAATCGAACTAGAAGGAGCTGGGGATGGACAAGTGAGGGCACAGGCAGTAGAGATTCATCCTGGGGTAACAAAGATCGTTGTAAGAAAAGGAAATGGAGATGGTGATGAGGATGAAAAACTGAATGTGGATGCATGGAGGTACAGGTTGCCTGCTTCGACTATGCCGGAGCTGGCCACAACAGTATTTGTAGACAGAGCTTGTGTGTGTAGAGACGCTGACCAACTTATTTTTGTACAATAG
- the LOC114077584 gene encoding uncharacterized protein LOC114077584 — protein sequence MSANEEVGESLALVVYNESASTINETGLQLYPVSENEYGEGLPYAPMDWPNVGDKWGWRTGKRVTNKGTFKDRYLYLPERFQAPKNGKENAFRSKALVKKYLQSAYPGMDIDQFFASFSWMIPSKQSASSKG from the coding sequence ATGTCAGCCAACGAGGAGGTTGGGGAGAGTCTTGCACTTGTTGTATATAATGAGAGTGCATCTACAATCAATGAAACTGGGCTTCAACTGTATCCAGTTTCTGAGAATGAATATGGTGAAGGTTTACCATATGCTCCTATGGATTGGCCAAATGTTGGTGATAAGTGGGGATGGAGGACAGGGAAAAGAGTTACAAACAAAGGCACCTTCAAAGATAGATATTTGTATCTTCCGGAGCGTTTTCAGGCACCGAAAAATGGAAAGGAAAATGCCTTTCGAAGTAAGgctttagtaaaaaaatatctCCAATCTGCGTACCCTGGTATGGATATCGATCAATTCTTTGCCTCATTCAGTTGGATGATTCCTTCAAAGCAGTCGGCAAGCTCAAAAGGTTAG